In one window of Leptospira sp. WS92.C1 DNA:
- a CDS encoding TlpA family protein disulfide reductase, giving the protein MNRIVLFFIFCNFWFGCAPSEQSNLGVQTFAGVSLDGKPIRLSEVAASRLVLNVYGPNCIPCIKEIPALNFLYSEIGKDPKIQFYMAVDPALFFDDPETMSDEELLTKAIPLVKEEIRKFGIQVPVLLMKRPFRVSRTDSIVTGTPETLLFKTKPFILYYNFIGPISEESNPTKLAVDQKILFFKRMAGSS; this is encoded by the coding sequence ATGAATCGAATCGTCCTTTTTTTTATTTTCTGTAATTTTTGGTTCGGTTGTGCGCCTTCCGAACAATCCAATCTCGGAGTCCAGACCTTTGCAGGAGTGAGTTTGGATGGAAAACCGATCCGTCTTTCCGAGGTCGCCGCTTCCCGTTTGGTTTTGAACGTCTACGGACCAAACTGCATTCCATGCATCAAAGAAATTCCCGCCTTGAATTTTCTCTACTCGGAGATCGGAAAGGATCCCAAAATTCAATTCTATATGGCAGTGGACCCGGCGCTTTTTTTTGACGATCCCGAAACGATGTCCGACGAGGAGTTGTTGACCAAGGCGATTCCTCTGGTTAAGGAAGAGATCCGTAAATTCGGAATTCAGGTTCCGGTGCTTTTGATGAAACGTCCCTTTCGAGTCAGCAGGACCGATTCCATCGTGACCGGAACTCCGGAAACTCTTTTGTTCAAAACAAAACCGTTCATTCTCTATTATAATTTCATCGGTCCGATCAGTGAGGAATCCAATCCGACCAAATTGGCCGTCGATCAAAAGATTCTCTTTTTCAAAAGGATGGCGGGCTCCTCATGA
- a CDS encoding type 1 glutamine amidotransferase, which translates to MRCLIVRFKDCEGPGILLDSLKEKNYRITYHNAYDLRIQPIPDAHLIFDLIILLGGPQSVTDPFLFHFFEPWFNLVRYASSMANRKIIGICLGSQIISKALGGEVIRGEKGPEVGFLEVQVQEPHAIFNGIGSFPAFHLHEDVFTIPQGGKHLLKSEMYPNQMFSFQDRIFGIQCHLEVTASMLEVWQNVHSDFIRSAGWIPGPETESLRSQMEISGRKLFNAILEL; encoded by the coding sequence ATGAGATGTTTGATCGTTCGTTTCAAGGACTGCGAAGGACCGGGGATCTTACTCGATTCTTTGAAAGAAAAAAATTATAGAATCACTTATCACAACGCGTATGATTTGAGAATCCAGCCGATTCCAGACGCTCATCTGATTTTCGATCTGATCATTCTTCTCGGAGGCCCTCAGTCGGTCACGGATCCGTTCCTTTTTCATTTTTTCGAACCCTGGTTCAATTTGGTGCGTTATGCGTCTTCTATGGCAAACCGCAAAATCATCGGAATCTGTCTGGGTTCTCAGATCATTTCCAAAGCTCTCGGCGGGGAAGTTATACGTGGAGAAAAAGGTCCCGAAGTCGGTTTTTTGGAAGTCCAGGTTCAAGAACCGCATGCGATTTTTAACGGAATCGGATCCTTTCCCGCCTTTCATCTTCATGAGGACGTGTTTACGATTCCGCAAGGCGGCAAACATCTTTTGAAAAGCGAGATGTATCCCAATCAGATGTTTTCTTTTCAGGATCGGATTTTTGGAATCCAGTGCCATCTGGAAGTGACGGCTTCTATGCTCGAAGTCTGGCAAAACGTACACTCGGATTTTATCCGTTCTGCGGGATGGATCCCCGGACCCGAAACGGAATCTCTGAGGTCTCAGATGGAAATCTCAGGACGTAAGTTATTCAACGCAATTTTAGAATTATGA
- a CDS encoding DNA primase has product MNLNPEFDIVTLIELAKRNKYEKAVAGFHTLDRIERLELPKKIKSRKLAVQAMFALASEEVQYGYFTKEERIQLDQEANLSNASYSKFNGLFEAPQAPIAEEDTEEDFIPEEAPRPILDGDEDEDALDSDDDDEDDEDEDEDEDDNDDDDEDEDEEEKLGDDDEEEEEVPKKE; this is encoded by the coding sequence ATGAACCTTAATCCTGAATTTGACATTGTAACTCTTATCGAATTAGCAAAACGCAACAAATACGAAAAAGCCGTTGCCGGATTCCATACTCTGGACCGAATTGAAAGACTTGAACTCCCCAAAAAAATCAAAAGCAGAAAATTAGCCGTACAAGCTATGTTTGCGTTAGCAAGCGAAGAAGTACAATACGGTTACTTCACCAAAGAGGAACGAATTCAACTCGATCAGGAAGCGAATCTCAGCAACGCATCCTATTCTAAATTCAACGGACTTTTTGAAGCTCCGCAAGCTCCGATCGCAGAAGAAGACACCGAAGAAGATTTTATCCCGGAAGAAGCTCCCCGTCCGATTCTGGATGGTGATGAAGACGAAGACGCTCTCGACAGCGATGATGATGACGAGGACGACGAAGATGAGGATGAAGACGAAGATGACAATGATGATGACGACGAAGACGAGGATGAAGAAGAAAAACTCGGCGACGACGATGAAGAAGAGGAAGAAGTTCCCAAAAAGGAATAA
- the secA gene encoding preprotein translocase subunit SecA — translation MIQNILRVILGSKFERDLKKLIPLVGQINSLEERMKTLSDADLSSQTLKFRERIVKGESLDSILPEAFATVREVSQRTMGMRHFDVQMMGGIALHGGNIAEMKTGEGKTLTSTLSVYLNALASKGVHVVTVNDYLAKRDANWMKPIYDFLGITVGIIQHDMDHEQRKVAYSADITYGTNNEFGFDYLRDNMVSHRDHKVQRSHFYAIVDEVDSILIDEARTPLIISGSSDETTDKYVRINKIIPKLIESEDFEVDEKARNVLLSERGVSHVEEILGIDNLYAPENVDLVHHVHQALKAHKIFQKDVDYVVQDGEVVIVDEFTGRLMAGRRYSDGLHQSLEAKENVTIARESQTLASITFQNYFRMYDKLAGMTGTADTEAEEFRKIYNLDVIVIPPNVTVKRKDSADRVYRTEKEKFDAILAEIRDLQANKQPVLVGTISIEKSEVLSRMLTAAAIPHNVLNAKFHEREAEIVANAGKPGAVTIATNMAGRGTDIVLGGAQLHKENLETWKDEDDLVRQFKESILKQNLEHAESLMQKMESGSKQKRASEILQSVKIWKKNHDEVLTAGGLHILGTERHEARRIDNQLRGRSGRQGDPGSSRFYLSLQDDLMRIFGSDRIAGLMKWANMPEGQEIESKMVSNAIARAQKRVEGHNFDIRKHLLEYDDVMNRQRIVIYKMRNDVLENEDIAPLILGFIEESVENQVVTHCEGSNPSAWNLESLKEWLVGLDLQVEISENDFKKTKNPQLALFDTINAAAKARYEARGEQVGKDIWKLLERNIFLDILDHRWKEHLYSMDHLREGIWTVGYSERNPLVEYKLQGFRMFDVAIENLKNEVVNFLFRVEVSENSKLPEERKEYKKVGQEITGGFEQLSGSKRSQNGAGVTVTTSSGGGTERKTSRRRKR, via the coding sequence ATGATTCAAAACATTCTCCGGGTGATTCTCGGAAGCAAATTCGAAAGAGATCTCAAAAAACTCATCCCACTCGTAGGACAAATCAATTCCCTCGAAGAGAGAATGAAGACGTTAAGCGATGCGGATCTTTCTTCTCAGACCTTGAAATTTAGGGAGAGAATCGTAAAGGGGGAATCTTTGGATTCCATTCTTCCCGAGGCGTTTGCGACGGTCCGCGAAGTTTCTCAACGTACGATGGGCATGCGTCACTTCGACGTTCAGATGATGGGAGGAATTGCTCTTCACGGCGGCAATATCGCGGAGATGAAAACCGGGGAAGGGAAAACACTGACTTCCACGCTTTCGGTGTATCTGAACGCTCTTGCGAGTAAGGGAGTTCACGTGGTTACCGTGAACGACTATCTTGCAAAACGGGACGCGAACTGGATGAAACCGATCTATGATTTTCTAGGAATCACAGTCGGTATCATTCAACACGATATGGATCATGAACAGAGAAAGGTCGCTTATTCCGCGGATATCACATACGGAACCAACAATGAATTCGGGTTTGATTATCTGAGAGACAATATGGTCTCTCACAGGGATCATAAGGTTCAGAGATCTCATTTCTACGCGATTGTGGACGAGGTTGACTCGATTCTAATCGACGAAGCAAGAACCCCTCTGATCATCTCCGGTTCCTCGGACGAAACCACGGACAAATACGTTCGTATTAATAAAATCATTCCGAAACTCATCGAAAGCGAAGACTTCGAAGTAGACGAAAAGGCGCGTAACGTGCTTCTTTCGGAAAGAGGGGTTTCTCACGTGGAGGAAATTCTCGGAATCGATAACCTTTATGCTCCCGAAAACGTGGATCTTGTTCATCACGTTCATCAGGCTCTGAAAGCTCATAAGATCTTTCAAAAGGACGTCGACTATGTAGTTCAGGACGGAGAGGTCGTCATCGTGGACGAGTTTACGGGACGTTTGATGGCGGGAAGAAGATACTCGGACGGACTTCATCAATCCCTGGAAGCAAAGGAAAACGTTACGATCGCGAGAGAATCCCAGACCCTCGCCTCGATCACATTCCAAAATTATTTTAGAATGTATGACAAACTTGCGGGGATGACCGGAACCGCGGACACCGAGGCCGAAGAATTCAGAAAAATCTACAACCTGGATGTAATCGTAATTCCGCCTAACGTGACGGTCAAAAGAAAAGATTCTGCGGATCGGGTTTACAGAACCGAAAAGGAAAAGTTTGACGCAATTCTCGCCGAAATCAGGGATCTCCAGGCGAACAAACAACCGGTTCTTGTGGGAACAATCTCGATCGAAAAATCGGAAGTCCTTTCCAGAATGTTGACCGCGGCAGCGATTCCGCATAATGTGTTGAACGCAAAATTCCACGAACGCGAAGCAGAGATCGTGGCAAACGCAGGGAAACCGGGTGCTGTGACCATCGCCACAAACATGGCGGGAAGGGGAACCGACATCGTTCTCGGGGGAGCTCAACTCCATAAGGAGAATCTGGAAACCTGGAAAGACGAGGACGATCTTGTCAGACAGTTTAAAGAATCCATTCTCAAACAAAATCTGGAACATGCAGAATCTTTAATGCAAAAAATGGAATCCGGATCGAAACAAAAAAGAGCCTCTGAGATTCTACAATCCGTAAAAATTTGGAAAAAAAATCACGACGAAGTTTTGACTGCGGGCGGTCTTCATATTCTTGGGACCGAAAGACACGAAGCCAGAAGGATCGACAATCAGCTTCGTGGTCGTTCCGGACGTCAGGGTGATCCGGGTTCGAGTCGATTTTATCTTTCCTTACAAGACGACTTGATGCGGATCTTCGGTTCGGACCGGATTGCCGGTTTGATGAAATGGGCCAATATGCCCGAAGGTCAGGAGATCGAGAGTAAGATGGTGAGTAACGCGATTGCGAGGGCTCAGAAGCGAGTCGAAGGTCATAACTTCGACATTCGGAAACATCTCCTCGAATACGACGACGTCATGAATCGTCAGAGAATCGTGATCTACAAAATGAGAAACGATGTCCTGGAAAACGAAGACATCGCCCCTCTGATATTGGGTTTTATCGAAGAATCCGTGGAAAATCAGGTAGTGACCCACTGCGAAGGAAGCAATCCCTCCGCTTGGAATCTCGAGTCTCTCAAAGAATGGCTCGTCGGTCTGGATCTTCAGGTTGAAATCAGCGAAAACGATTTTAAGAAAACAAAAAATCCTCAGCTCGCCCTGTTTGATACGATCAATGCGGCGGCAAAAGCGCGTTACGAAGCAAGGGGAGAACAGGTCGGAAAAGACATCTGGAAACTCCTGGAAAGAAATATTTTTCTGGATATTCTCGATCATCGATGGAAAGAACACCTCTATTCGATGGATCATCTCAGAGAAGGAATCTGGACCGTAGGTTACAGCGAAAGAAATCCTCTTGTGGAATACAAACTGCAAGGTTTTAGAATGTTCGACGTTGCGATCGAAAATCTCAAAAACGAAGTGGTGAACTTTTTGTTCCGTGTGGAAGTGAGTGAAAATTCCAAACTTCCCGAAGAGA